Part of the Drosophila santomea strain STO CAGO 1482 chromosome 2L, Prin_Dsan_1.1, whole genome shotgun sequence genome is shown below.
CGATAAATATTAATCTCTATTTATTCGTTTTCACTCTATTCACGTTGTTTATCGATTGCGGTCTCCGAGAGCAGCTCGAAGTCAGTTGTTAGACATAGCTCTGCCCAATCGGATCGGTTCACTTCTTATTGATAtaccatacatacataataaaaTCAGTTCAAGTTTATACTTTACAACCCTATTAGTTGTGGAATGTGTATGATGAGTTGACgattaaaaacacaaaaaataaaaaacgttTCTACGTAAATAGCTCAAAGCGCCAAATGCTGTACGTGAAACCGTTCAATACCGAGTTCACAAATCTTTACACGCAAAAAAACTTTGCACCCTGCTCCAATCTAAGTGATCTGATTGCAGTACACTATGTTCAGCGTTTCAATAAGGAGGTGCTTCAGTCGTGTTGCAGAGTCGAACAGTAATGACTTTGCTTGCTTTTACCAGAATATTATCTACGGACAATCGGAGAAACATTACGATAGGTAAAGACATCGTTAAAGTAAAGTTCAGGTTTTACAAGGCTTTTTTATGCTGATTAGGATGGGGAACAGCTCAAAATTCACTCACGACTACGTAGTACCCCTGAATGTCGAAGGAATGTTTGTGGAGTGAAATCCTTGAAAGACATTATAAACATTGAAGGATTGGTGGAGGATACCAAGTCCTACGACTGTCCCCAGTGTCAATCACTCTACTGCCCGTGGCCAGAAACCAGGTTTAAACgatataatttgtaaaaaaagataaatataaaaatgttatcaTACATTTTTGTCCATAAAATAATGCGGAATATTGCGGTAAGGAAATTTTCAATTCTAATATGAAATGCGGAAACTATTTCAAGTGGGTTGTAAATACTGTTAACATAATGACTAGCCTTGTCAGGTCGGTAGTTCTAAAACGTATGTTCGCTATAGCAAAGAGCTACAAAATGTTACAACTAGTGCttgtataattttaaaaaacactCTGTCTAAGAAATAATTTGATTGAACTCATCGAACATCCTACGTGGTATTTGCCGAAAATACCCGAACCTGACCTATCCTAAAGATAACACTGCTCGTGCCATTTGACATTCCATTTTCTACAGCAGATGTGCACAGAAGCTTGAGTGTGGCCTCGAAAATACATTTTCGTGCACGCGTACGTTGTATATTCATTGCAAATGATAACGACACCAGGGTATTCTTATTTAGCGGTGTTCTCCTCAAAATTCGTCTTAGTGGCGTCGTGTATGTGGTCGAAGGAACACCATGGAGCTGCGAATTTGTTACACACATTCGCTGTACAAGATCCTTGCCTTGTGCTGCTTTTTGACCATCGCGCTTTTTCTAATATATCCATTGAATTCCTCTTGGAATGCAAATAATAAGTTATATCCGCCTACCACGCGAGTTTCTCGAGTTTCGAAGAAGACTGAACCGCAGAAATACTATGTGAAAACATCCATGTGCCACATTCCCTTCGTTGATCCTTTCAACGACGAAGCTATGGAGTTATACAAACCGCAAACACTAATCACCTGCTCGAATGAGACCGATCTCATATCAACCAAATACAATAAAGTTATCAAACGTCACGTGCTGTATATAGACGACGAAGTCGCCCAAAAATTGCTTAATTTCACAGACACGGATTATAATTGCTTTTACCGCGAAATCAAATATGGAAGTCATGCAGATACTTACGACAAGTAAGAAAATCATTACCCTTATATTtcatcgtcatcatatatTTCGTAGTCTTAAGGGCAAAAAGTATTTCACGAGTGGTTACGAGGTGCCAGTCCACGTGGAGGGAATAATCGTCGAGTGTCAGACTACTGAGGATCCGATAGTCGTCCTCCAGAAGGACGCCTTCACCTTCATCCAGCATCGGCCGTTGCCCAAGGACCTCATAAAACCCAGGGCAGCTCGGAAGCCCAGTGTGATAATGTACGGTATTGACTCTCTTTCCCGGATAAACTTACGCCGAACTATGCCCAAAGTTTTCAACTTTCTCCAGGGCCCAGGATGGTACGAGATGCAAGGATACAATAAGGTAGGAATATAAGTTACATGCCTCTGACAtactattatatttttattttaattatattataataattaatataaaatgaagttactaaattcattttttaataagcTGGATTAATAATAACCACATCAAGaaaatgtacatatttccATTTTGTAACTTAGTCGGGAGCCAAAGCTTCTTGGTGTTTTTGTGTGACGACCTATTCTCATTATTCAAgtgcatgtatgtatatatcgcATTACTTAAATATCAACCACCTGTACAACTGTTCACATCGTTAAATATTAAACCAGTTTTCCACCGACATGGGGTAACAGCCCCGTCGAGAGTAAATATCTTTGAGTACTTATTAGTACTTGttgctaaaataaataattatttagcTGTGGAAAATTTGGATATTGGACATGTTGGTTAAAAATCGAATCGTTATCACCACCTAAAAATAAGAAGTGGGTTAAAAGTAAAgtaatacataaaaaaaattccaCGTTTTATTCCATTCAGGTGGCCGACAACTCATTTCCCAATATACTCGCTATTCTCAGTGGATATTCGCCCAGtacggcaaaaaaaaatgtgtgcGATACTGATGATGAAGGCTGCTTAGACAAAATGCCAATGATATGGAAGTATTTCGAGAATGCCAGTTATTTGACAGGATACGCGGAGGACGAGAGTGACTCAAATCATTTTAGCTACCTAAAGCCCGGCTTCTCCAAGAAGCCGATGGACTACTACTTTCGACCATTGCTTAGGGCACTGGAGTCCGAAATGGATGAGTACCGATTGCCGGAACATGACTACATGCGATACTGTCTGGGACGCAGGATAGCGAATCGTTATATCTACGACTATGCCCTGCAGTTCACTCAGCGTTTTGTGCACGATCGACCCATTTGGGGAATGTTCTGGTCAAATCACTTCAGTCACGATGATCCATTTCTGCCGTCGGCCATGCAGGAAAAGATTCTGGGAGATCTGCTCGATATGCAAGAGGATGGAGCTTTGGAAGAAATGATAATGATATTTTTCGCCGACCATGGTGCAAGATTTAGCAAGTTGACTACTCTGAAGGAGGGCTATTTGGAGGAGCGGCTGCCCATGATGTTTATATATCTGCCCCCCTGGTTCCGTGAGACATATCCATCTTATGTGAGGGCACTGGAGCTAAATCAGCACAGGCTTAGTTCCAACTTCGACCTCCACAATACACTCAAACATATCATAGAGATTGGAGGTACCCCAGATGGTCAAAAGCTACCCAAGTCCTTCGACTGCCCCACCTGCCAGTCGCTATTCTATCCCCTGCCGGAGAGTCGTACCTGTTCGGAGGCGGGCATTGAGGAGCACTGGTGCACCTGCGAACCCTACAGGACTATTACGGGACTGAGTTGGACCACTCCAATTGCCCACAGTGTGATCGATCGAATGAACGAGTATTTCGTTCAAAAGAACCTAACAAGTCTTTGCAGCAATCTGACGTTAGACTATATCCATAAGACTGAGTTGAAAACGGGCCTGAACATTGATTGGCATCAAGAAGTAAAGGAAATGGAAACTGCTGTTTATCGTACAAAGTTCAAAGTGAATCAGAATAGTGCTGACTTCCAAGCCACAGTGGTTTATCATAATTCCACCCAATATGCCGAAGTAGATGTGGAGAAAATCAGCAGAACGAACTCCTATAAAGATGACTCCACATGCATTGATGATAAGCTTGCAAAACTGTATTGTATTTGTTTCAGTGACCTCAACAAAAACTCTTAAGTACAAAATAAAGTTTAAGCCAAGTTTAACCTTTACGTTAGTTCTGAATGTCGATCGGTATTGCCATGCGCTTAACATAAAGAAAGTTTAAGGGACAACCGACATTCGAGGATAATGAAGTGATATATAAATTGACTTTGTTCATATCAAAGTTGTTAGTCAAGATGCGCAACATCTTATCTAACAACGCAATTGGAAAAGGAAACTAGGATAGAATTCAGCGTGCCTCAATCTTTATTCTAGGAAAGTACAAATGTTGAAAATAAAGTGCTTTTGGAGAATTATCAACAAGTGAGGAAACCCAAAAAAGATTTGGACTATCCGAAGGAGAGGAAACGTAAAAAGAAAATGATAATAGGATGCTAAGTTCATGGAATGTTTGGAGTTTATGCGAGTGCATGAGCGGTATTCTTGAAATGTTATCGAAATCGAACATCCTAACGGCTATGCCTTACTCACTCTTAGGCAAAATCGGTACTCGTCCAGTGAGCATGTACCGGAAATCGTTGGGTACGGGTTGGCCCACGGGTCCGGTTCCGGGTCTGCCCGGAACGTGTCCGTTCATCATCTGGCCGTGGGGTTTCCCACTCTCCAAGGCGACTGATCGTGGGCACGGCACCTGGGACATTGGACATTCCGGGTCGTGGAGAATGGCATCCGTTTTCTCGGTTTTGTTCAACAAACGCTGAATGTGATTCCGGCGGTAGTTGTTTGTACTGAGCAATACAAAAGGGAAACAAAAAGTATACAAATGATTAGAACACTAGCAAATTTCCAAATGTAAAGTAACTTATAAATTAAGATTTAGCCACCGAAGAGATTACCTTGTTCTCAAAGTACTAGACTTGCTACAAGTTTCTTGGATACATTGTCTGGGAGACAATACATTAATCCATAAAAAAATTCcacattttatataatttacaacataaataattttctcAAAAGTAATTAGAACGTTTTTTTTCAGGTGGCCGATAACTCATTTCCCAATATACTCGCTATTCTTAGTGGATATTCGGCCAGtacggcaaaaaaaaatgtgtgcGATACTGATGATGAAGGCTGCTTTGACAAAATGCCAATGATATGGAAGTATTTTAAGAATGCCAGTTACTTGACAGGATATGCGGAGGACTCGAGTGACTTGAATCATTTTAGCTACATGAAGCCCGGCTTCTCCAAGAAGCCGATGGACTACTACTTTCGCCCGTTGCTTAAGGCACTGGAGTCCGAAATGGATGAGTACCGATTGCCGGAATATGACTTAATGCGATACTGTCTGGGACGCAGGATTGCGAATCGTTATATCTACGACTATGCCCTGCAGTTCACTCAGCGTTTTGTCCACGATCGACCCATATGGGGAATGTTCTGGTCAAATCACTTCAGTCACGATGATCCATTTCTGCCGTCGGCCATGCAGGAAAAGATTCTGGGAGATCTGCTCGATATGCATGAGGATGGGGCTTTCAAGGAAATGATAATGATATTTTTCGCCGACCATGGTGTAAGATGGGGCAAGTTGACTTATCTAAAGGAAGGCTATCTTGAAGAGCGGTTGCCCATGATGTTTATATATCTGCCCCCCTGGTTCCGTGAGACATATCCATCTTATGTGAGGGCACTGGAGCTAAATCAGCACAGGCTTAGTTCCAACTTCGACCTCCACAATACACTCAAACATATCATAGAGATTGGAGGTACCCCAGATGGTCAAAAGCTACCCAAGTCCTTCGACTGCCCCACCTGCCAGTCGCTATTCTATCCCCTGCCGGAGAGTCGTACCTGTTCGGAGGCGGGCATTGAGGAGCACTGGTGCACCTGCGAACCCTACAGGACTATCACGGGACTGAGTTGGACCACTCCAATTGCCCACAGTGTGATCGATCGAATGAACGAGTATTTCGTTCAAAAGAACCTAACAAGCCTTTGCAGCAATCTGACCTTAAACTATATCGATACGGCTGAATTGAAAACGGGTCTGAGCATCGATTGGCACCAAGAATTGAAGAAAATGGAAACTGCAGTTTATCGTATTAAGTTCATAGTGAATCAGAATAATGCTGAATTCCAAGCCACAGTGGTCTACCATAATTCCACCAAATATGCCGAAGTAGATGTGGAGAAAATCAGCAGAACGAACTCCTATAAAGATGACTCCACATGCATTGATGATAAGCTTGCAAAACTGTATTGTATTTGTTTCAGTGATCTCAAAAAAGTCTCTTAAGTACGAAATTAAGTTTTAACTAAGTTGTAAAACCTTTACGttagtaaagtaaagtatattCGTTGTATTTAGCCTCAACAATCGTGCCAATTCTATTCGTCAGAGAAGTATTTactaaaaaaatgtttataaaatttaatgttgaATTTGATTTGGAGAATTATTTTGTATAACCAGATTTAAACATCAGAAGTAAGTTTTTCAGCGTAGTCAAGTATGAAAATAAAGGAAGATCAATGATAAAGGAAGAACAAACTGATTGGAAGAGAGTTTCTCCATGAGAGCTTCTGAAAAAGAGCGAGGTAGAAATGAAGATCGAAGACCTTGCTGAGCGTGTCGGAATGTAACATTGAGaacaatatgtaaaatatagAAAGGCAGTTCGAGTTGGCCCTCCGACGAGGGCAGCagtttttcacattttaccattatcaaaatttgcgaaaaacggcaaaaaattacattttcattttttgagCTCAGGTGGATtgggaattttgttacgaactcaacgaggtatggcttttggacaactattttttgtataaaaaaacaaaacaaaaaaaatgtttgtaaaaaattggataaaaaatttaaattttaattttttgagcCAGGTtgatagggaattttgttagGAATTgaacgaggtatggcattcaACTTTTTTGCAACTATTGCACAAGGTATAAGATAAACGCAGGCTAGTCGAGTATTCCAGCAATTACAGAATCTAAATATCACTCATATGAACTTGAACCATTAACGGTGTTTAATGCCATCAAGCACTTCTGTCATTATCTAACAGGTAGGTTAGGTTAAAGTCCTTTTGGAGAATTATCAACCCGTGAAGACACCCAAAGAATATTTGGAAAATCCGATTAGAGGTAGAAAGAGAATGCAAGTTGTAATGGGTTGGTCTGGATGATAAGTTCCTAGAATGTTTGCAGTTTATGCGAGTGCATGAGGTATTCGAGCGGTCTTCCAAACCATGCTCACTTCTCATTCTGGGGAAAATTTCTGGTGTACCACAATATAGCAATtgattatataaataaaaattataagtattAATTTCGTGGGCAACTTTTGAATCTCTTGAGATTTTATTGAAATCGTAGATTCTAACGGCTATCCCAAACGCACTCTTCGACTCTTCTGAGTCAGTACTCGTCCAATGAAATAAAGTGAATTTAATTCTTCTAACTTTTAATCGACCCTTTGGTCGTTTCGCATCTTCCGATTACCCAAAGGTGTAAGGTGAAAACCGAACTTGACCTTTCTCAAAGATATTACTGCCCGTGCCATTTGACAATTGACAGCCGATGTGTAAAGAAGCTTGAGTGTGGCCTCGAAACCATATTTTCGGGCACGCGtagtttgtttattaataGCAAATGATAACGAAACCATGGCTATTCTTATTAAGGGGTGTTCTCTCCAAAATTTGTCTTAGTAGCGTCGTGTATGTGGTCGAAGGAACACCATGGAGTTGCAAAATTGTTACACACATTCGCTGTACAAGATCATTGTCTTGTGCTGCATTTTGACTATCACGTTTTTTCTAATATATCCATTGAATTCCTCTTGGAATGCAAATAATAAGTTATATCCGCCTACCACGCGAGTTTCTCGAGTTTCGAAGAAGACTGAACCGCAGAAATACTATGTGAAAACATCCATGTGCCACATTCCCTTCGTTGATCCTTTCAACGACGAAGCTATGGAGTTATACAAACCGCAAACTCTAATCACCTGCTCGAATGAGACCGATCTCATATCAACcaaatacaataaatttattaaacggCATGTTCTGCACATCGACGACGAAGTCGCCCAAAAATTGCTTAATTTCACAGATACTGATTATAATTGCTTTTACCGCGAAATCAAATATGGAAGTCATGCAGAGACTTACGACAAGTAAGAAAATCATTACCCTTATATTtcatcgtcatcatatatTTCGTAGTCTTAAGGGCAAAAAGTATTTCACGAGTGGTTACGAGGTGCCAGTCCACGTGGAGGGAATAATCGTCGAGTGCCAGACTGCTGAGGATCCGATAGTTGTCCTCCAGAAGGACGCCTTCACCTTCATCCAGCATCGGCCGTTGCCCAAGGACCTCATAAAACCCAGGGCAGCTCGGAAGCCCAGTGTAATAATGTACGGTATTGACTCTCTTTCCCGGATAAACTTACGCCGAACTATGCCCAAAGTTTTCAACTTTCTCCAGGGCCCAGGATGGTACGAGATGCAAGGATACAATAAGGTAGGAATATGAGTTACATGAATACAAGTTATACATCTAAACTCTAAACTGCGAATGCTTGATTTAAGTTTTTGgcaataattattataaaatgaaGTCATTGAATAGATTTCATTGAAGTAAGTTGGatagattattattattatttgtcgGCAGCCAATTCtcattatttaaatgcatgcTTATATCGCCAAAACTTAAATATCAACCACGTGTACAACTGTTCACATAGTTTAATAGTGAAGATCTGTGCGACCGGCATGGCGTAACAGCCCCGTCAAAAGTAAATATCTTTGAGTATTTCTTAGAACTTgtttcttaaataaataattatttagcTGTGGAAAACTTGGACATGTTGGTTAAGTattgaaaacgttatcaccACCTAAAAATAAGCTGTGGGCCAAAAATAGAgtaatacataaaaaaattCCACATTTTATTCCATTCAGGTGGCCGACAACTCATTTCCTAATATACTCGCTATTCTCAGTGGATATTCGGCCGGTACGGCCAAAGAAAATGTGTGCGATACTGATGATGAAGGCTGCTTAGACAAAATGCCCATGATATGGAAGTATTTCAAGAATGCCAGTTACTTGACAGGATATGCAGAGGACGAGAGTAACTTGAATCATTTCACCTATAGAAAGCCCGGATTCTCTAAGAAGCCGGTGGACTACTACTTTCGCCCGTTGCTTAAGGCACTAGAGTCCGAAATGGATGAGTACCGATTGCCGGAATATGACTTCATGCGATACTGTCTGGGACGCAGGATTGCGAATCGTTATATCTACGACTATGCCCTGCAGTTCACTCAGCGTTTTGTCCACGATCGACCCATATGGGGAATGTTCTGGTCAAATCACTTCAGTCACGATGATCCATTTCTGCCGTCGGCCATGCAGGAAAAGATTCTGGGAGATCTGCTCGATATGCAAGTGGATGGAGCTTTGGAAGAAATGATAATGATATTTTTCGCCGACCATGGAACAAGATTTGGCAAGTTGACTACTCTGAAGGAGGGCTATTTGGAGGAGCGGCTGCCCATGATGTTTATATATCTGCCCCCCTGGTTCCGTGAGACATATCCATCTTATGTGAGGGCACTGGAGCTAAATCAGCACAGGCTTAGTTCCAACTTTGACCTCCACAATACACTCAAACATATCATAGAGATTGGAGGTACCCCAGATGGTCAAAAGCTACCCAAGTCCTTCGACTGCCCCACCTGCCAGTCGCTGTTCTATCCCCTGCCGGAGAGTCGTACCTGTTCGGAGGCGGGCATTGAGGAGCACTGGTGCACCTGCGAACCCTACAAGACTATTACGGGACTGAGTTGGACCACTCCAATTGCCCACAGTGTGATCGATCGAATGAACGAGTATTTCGTTCAAAAGAACCTAACAAGCCTTTGCAGCAATCTGACATTAAACTATATCCATAAGACTGAGTTGAAAACGGGCCTGAACATTGATTGGCATCAAGAAGTAAAGGAAATGGAAAGTGCTGTTTATCGTACAAAGTTCAAAGTGAATCAGAATAGTGCTGACTTCCAAGCCACAGTGGTCTACCATAATTCCACCAAATATGCCGAAGTAGATGTGGAGAAAATCAGCAGAACGAACTCTTACAAAAATGACTCTACTTGCATTGATAATAAGCTTTCGAAACTATATTGTATCTGTTTCATTGACCTCAACGAAAACTCCTAAGTacaaaataaagtttaaacctttttgttagtttttcaCCTGGTTTCCATTATTCGTTGTATTTAGCCTCGTCAAGAGGCCGCAGCCCATGTCGTCCGTGCCAATCTATTACTTTTTCCCAGTATTGGAAACTGCTGAGATGCGGGAAGTAATGTTTAATCGTGAACTTGACGACCGCTTGTGGAAGGGAGATCAATGATAAAGGAAGAACAAACTGAATGGAAGAGAGTATTTCCATGAGAGCTTTTGAAAAAGAGCGAGGTAGAAATGAAGATCGAGGACCTTGCTGAGCGTGGCGCAATGTAATATTGAGAACAAGAGGTAAAGTGTAGAAAGGTAGTTATAGTTGGCCCTCCGACGAGAACAGTAGAACTATTTAAAAGTAGTAACATTGCGGCTCGCTGCGCTGTGAAGGCAAAATAAGAAAGAACGTGAAAAACAGCGAACAGCCCCAAGAAGGTGCACCATTGGTGATGATGCTAAGCAAATCGCTTTCGGCAAGGCGATGGATGACACATAAAGAAATTCCAATATTACTGGTCCtggcacatacatatgtacatcgcAAATTGATTCCAACTCGCTGGAATTGAACCAGGCCTCTAAAGGAAGAAGAACAAAATGCATTAGAAACTAAGAAACAGGGCAAAAGAGTACCGAAAGAGAAGAACAGTAGAAAGAAACGAGACCAGACCAGTCCATAGCAGCGGCAGATCAACATTAACGTGTTTCCGATGCGTTAACGTTGCACATATTGCAGTGTGTAAGAAGGAACCAGCAACAGCGAATATAAGCATCGAGAGGAGAGTGAACATGTGTGTAGTAATTCAGCCGAACGGGCTGGCAatataatttccttttttctttgatTCTGGTTCCGAATGCTCGTTAATAAAGGAAACAATCAGCGAGAGGCTAGCAGGCAAAAGATGCCATAATCTTAAAATTTTGAGAAGCATAGGCCACAATGTTGTCAAGagcaatttgcaaattctgtACACTGTCCAAATTTCTGTATTTAACTTTAAGTTATTATTTCACGTAGTGGATAAGTACTGCCTTAAATATGATATATTAATTGCATGAGATATTTTCCAACTTGGATTTGGAGTAATGTTAGAgaataacatatatatatgatccattattaataat
Proteins encoded:
- the LOC120458531 gene encoding uncharacterized protein LOC120458531; this encodes MELQNCYTHSLYKIIVLCCILTITFFLIYPLNSSWNANNKLYPPTTRVSRVSKKTEPQKYYVKTSMCHIPFVDPFNDEAMELYKPQTLITCSNETDLISTKYNKFIKRHVLHIDDEVAQKLLNFTDTDYNCFYREIKYGSHAETYDNLKGKKYFTSGYEVPVHVEGIIVECQTAEDPIVVLQKDAFTFIQHRPLPKDLIKPRAARKPSVIMYGIDSLSRINLRRTMPKVFNFLQGPGWYEMQGYNKVADNSFPNILAILSGYSAGTAKENVCDTDDEGCLDKMPMIWKYFKNASYLTGYAEDESNLNHFTYRKPGFSKKPVDYYFRPLLKALESEMDEYRLPEYDFMRYCLGRRIANRYIYDYALQFTQRFVHDRPIWGMFWSNHFSHDDPFLPSAMQEKILGDLLDMQVDGALEEMIMIFFADHGTRFGKLTTLKEGYLEERLPMMFIYLPPWFRETYPSYVRALELNQHRLSSNFDLHNTLKHIIEIGGTPDGQKLPKSFDCPTCQSLFYPLPESRTCSEAGIEEHWCTCEPYKTITGLSWTTPIAHSVIDRMNEYFVQKNLTSLCSNLTLNYIHKTELKTGLNIDWHQEVKEMESAVYRTKFKVNQNSADFQATVVYHNSTKYAEVDVEKISRTNSYKNDSTCIDNKLSKLYCICFIDLNENS
- the LOC120454892 gene encoding uncharacterized protein LOC120454892 codes for the protein MELRICYTHSLYKILALCCFLTIALFLIYPLNSSWNANNKLYPPTTRVSRVSKKTEPQKYYVKTSMCHIPFVDPFNDEAMELYKPQTLITCSNETDLISTKYNKVIKRHVLYIDDEVAQKLLNFTDTDYNCFYREIKYGSHADTYDNLKGKKYFTSGYEVPVHVEGIIVECQTTEDPIVVLQKDAFTFIQHRPLPKDLIKPRAARKPSVIMYGIDSLSRINLRRTMPKVFNFLQGPGWYEMQGYNKVADNSFPNILAILSGYSPSTAKKNVCDTDDEGCLDKMPMIWKYFENASYLTGYAEDESDSNHFSYLKPGFSKKPMDYYFRPLLRALESEMDEYRLPEHDYMRYCLGRRIANRYIYDYALQFTQRFVHDRPIWGMFWSNHFSHDDPFLPSAMQEKILGDLLDMQEDGALEEMIMIFFADHGARFSKLTTLKEGYLEERLPMMFIYLPPWFRETYPSYVRALELNQHRLSSNFDLHNTLKHIIEIGGTPDGQKLPKSFDCPTCQSLFYPLPESRTCSEAGIEEHWCTCEPYRTITGLSWTTPIAHSVIDRMNEYFVQKNLTSLCSNLTLDYIHKTELKTGLNIDWHQEVKEMETAVYRTKFKVNQNSADFQATVVYHNSTQYAEVDVEKISRTNSYKDDSTCIDDKLAKLYCICFSDLNKNS
- the LOC122756403 gene encoding uncharacterized protein LOC122756403; this encodes MPMIWKYFKNASYLTGYAEDSSDLNHFSYMKPGFSKKPMDYYFRPLLKALESEMDEYRLPEYDLMRYCLGRRIANRYIYDYALQFTQRFVHDRPIWGMFWSNHFSHDDPFLPSAMQEKILGDLLDMHEDGAFKEMIMIFFADHGVRWGKLTYLKEGYLEERLPMMFIYLPPWFRETYPSYVRALELNQHRLSSNFDLHNTLKHIIEIGGTPDGQKLPKSFDCPTCQSLFYPLPESRTCSEAGIEEHWCTCEPYRTITGLSWTTPIAHSVIDRMNEYFVQKNLTSLCSNLTLNYIDTAELKTGLSIDWHQELKKMETAVYRIKFIVNQNNAEFQATVVYHNSTKYAEVDVEKISRTNSYKDDSTCIDDKLAKLYCICFSDLKKVS